Sequence from the Xenorhabdus nematophila ATCC 19061 genome:
TGATTACCAAGATCTGATTGTATTGACTGAAGAACTGTTCCGTACTCTGACTCAGGAAGTTCTGGGAACAACATTGGTGCAATACGGTGAACAAGAATTTGATTTCGGTAAACCTTTCACCAAAATGACCATGAAAGAAGCGATTTGTAAATATCGTCCAGAAACCAATATGGCTGATCTGGATGATATGGATAAAGCTGTTGCTATCGCTGAATCATTGGGCATTGAAGTTGAGAAAGGTTGGGGACTGGGTCGTGTGCAGTGTGAAATCTTTGAAGAAACGGCAGAAAGCCACCTGATTCAGCCGACATTCATTACAGCATATCCGGCGGAAGTTTCTCCTCTGGCACGCCGTAATGACGACAACCCATTCATTACTGATCGTTTTGAATTCTTCATTGGCGGCCGTGAAATTGGTAACGGTTTCTCGGAGCTGAACGACGCAGAAGATCAGGCTGAACGTTTTGCAGAGCAAGTTCGCCAGAAAGATGACGGTGACGACGAAGCGATGTTCTACGACGAAGATTACATCACTGCGCTGGAGCATGGTTTGCCGCCAACAGCAGGTTTAGGTATTGGTATCGACCGTATGGTAATGTTGTTCACTAACAGCCATACCATCCGTGACGTCATCCTGTTCCCGGCAATGCGCCCGAACAAATAATCATTCTGTGATTAAAAGCAGTCAAACGCCCTGTCTGATAGCCGGACAGGGCGTTTTTTACATTCATAAGATATAACTCGCGAATGGTATGAAAAACGGAAAGCCAGAAGTTCAACGTTGCTATTGGAGTAGCAGAAGAGATCGAAAAATATACCGATGAACAAAGATGGCAACAACAAATAGAAACGAATAGAGCGAATGGGTTGCGGCATAGAGGCTCACATGGGTGGCGAAGAAACACAAGTCCTTATGAAGTGCGTAATTCTTTAACGATTACAGGAGAAATTACTGCCGAAAAAGGTGCTGAAACACGCAGTTGGTCAAAAGAACTTGAATTTGAATTCAAAAAAGGTAAAAAGAAATTAGGGCCAATAGATACCGCAATTGATGGTATCGGCAAAATCAATAACATGCTTGCATTTGGGCATGACCAAGATAAGTTCCGGATAATAAATTTAGATCTCATCTATCCTTTAATTAATATTAGCGGGAGGTATGAGCTTTCACACAATGACAAATATAAACTTTTCTGTAAATTTAACGCAGATATTACTGCAACTCCATTAATAGGGTTAGAGTTACGTGCTGATGTTATTCAAATATTCGCAGCCTATTTTAAAATTGATAGAGTTGTTACTACAATACGAGAAAAAGGCGCAGAACTTGAACAGGAGGTCAAACAGGGTAAAAATGGCGCATTTTATGGCGCGCAATTAGACTTGATCCTCAGTGGCGATTTGAGCGTTATGTTTGGTTGGGAATCTGATGATAAAGGAGACTGGGCTTTTAAAAAAGATACCGCATTAGAAACTGGATTTGGTATCAGAGCTGAAACGAATATTCGCGGAGGTGCCCGTTATTATACTGTGAATGGTTATTTTGATGCTTCAGCACAAATTTCAGCCAAGGTATTAGTGGCGTTAGAATCTACAGAGAAGAATATGGAATTAATACTTTATCATGATGGAATTCAGACATCGGCGAGTGTGAAATATGGGGCAAGCATTAAACACAGAAAAGATGATGATGAATGGGAAGTACCTATAGGAAATGAATATGAACCAATTGAAAAAGACTGGATATTTCAAGAACCACTGCCAAAAGAAAAATCGACTTACAGGATCTCTTTGGGGTAGCTTATTATTTTTTGTATTGCTAATGATAATAAAAACCGTATCAGGTAAATCAAACATGGAACATAAATATCTCGTCTCATTTAATACACAGCGTAGCCTGTGTGTTCTAAAAGTAAATGGGATGTTAATGCTAGAAAATACATCTTCACGAAACGGTACAGAATCCAGTGGTTATAATATATCAGCATTTTTGGAAAATGGTTATAATACTTTCGAATTACTAATGGGGCGTATACCCGTTGATAGGGATACAGAGAAATTTAATCCAGAATCATGGTGTGAAGCAACAATCAGAAAAGTCTCCTCACATAATGAAAAAGGAGAAATGATTAGTAATAAAAAACATCAATGTGTTATTCACGATTGATGTTTTTTATTCTTATAATATTTATTATATGGGGAAAAATAATATACAAATATGAATACGTTGATATTCTATTCATTCTCTATGTGAAAATACTTTTCAAAGGTATGAATGGTTTTGTGGAGATAGATCAATATCCTCTGAAGATAGAGTCAGTGCTGAGCATTGTTGCGCAAAAAGAACGCTTTCTTGCAGTTCCCTACCTTCTAACCAACAATGAACAAGCCCTGCCATCATAACGTCTCCAGCGCCATTAGCATTAATAACATTGGTGTGAATTGCAGGTGAATACCCCGATATGCTATCCAATTCACTGTAATACACACCTTCTGCATCCATGCTTAAGATTAGGCGTTGAACACCGTGTCGATGGAACCACAGAGCCGCATCGGCAGCGTCTTTTTGCGTTTTAATTTTTACCCCACTAAGTGTTTCTGCTTCTGTACGATTCGGTTTTAGTGTATGGATATGAGATAACCAATGGCGGATCCTGGGTGCTTTGGAACTTGAAACGGTATCGACAAAAATGGGTATATTTCTGGCATGTTGAAATAACCATTTTAATGCCTCTTCCGTTAAATTGCAGTCAACGACTAATACACTTGCATGCTGGATTAATGACTTGGATTGAGATAATAAATTTGGTGTTAGTTTTTCCAGAATGCACATATCGTTAACAGCAACTATACATTGACCATTCTCATTAATAATATAATTGCAAATTGATGTTGTTTCTCCTTCTATTTTATATAAATAATTAACATTAACGCCGGTTAATTTTGTTTTCTCAAACAACGTATTTCCATACGTGTCATCACCAATAACAGAAATCAAGTGACTTTTGTTTTTTAATAAAGCGAT
This genomic interval carries:
- a CDS encoding PfkB family carbohydrate kinase, with amino-acid sequence MLKRENQILQLLKGDPFMQQQEIADILGISRSCVAGHIMNLSKKGYIKGKGYILSNDVYTVTIGAANIDLTSYTSANLIYEDSNPGKIILTPGGVGRNIAQNIALLKNKSHLISVIGDDTYGNTLFEKTKLTGVNVNYLYKIEGETTSICNYIINENGQCIVAVNDMCILEKLTPNLLSQSKSLIQHASVLVVDCNLTEEALKWLFQHARNIPIFVDTVSSSKAPRIRHWLSHIHTLKPNRTEAETLSGVKIKTQKDAADAALWFHRHGVQRLILSMDAEGVYYSELDSISGYSPAIHTNVINANGAGDVMMAGLVHCWLEGRELQESVLFAQQCSALTLSSEDIDLSPQNHSYL